The proteins below are encoded in one region of Aequorivita iocasae:
- a CDS encoding MBL fold metallo-hydrolase, giving the protein MKIKQFEYEPLSHFSYAIISDGKMALVDPERNPMQYYKYAEENGAKIVAVFETHPHADFVSSHLQIHKETGAKLYCSEKTGADYPHHAFDDGDEVKMGNTIFRAINTPGHSLDSVTIVATEENKTALFTGDTLFVGDVGRPDLREKAGHMKAKREELAKMMYDTIQNKFTDLPDTAYVYPAHGAGSLCGKGMSEDASSSTLGNERIGNWAFKKQTEEQFVNNLLDSQPFIPHYFGYNVDINKNGAKNLRSALGKIDFKIAVHEPKNNDFIVDIRGEEVFKKNHLPGSINIMAVSETSKFETWLGSIVKPEEKFHIVVDSIENAEEILERTAKIGYETNVLSVITIDDDAHEKSDSLNLEDFKKNTEKYTIVDIRNDSEVAEGKFFKNAIAIPLNQLREKAKEIPTDKPIVVHCAGGYRSAAGYSILEKALNKKNVFDLSDDVEDFK; this is encoded by the coding sequence ATGAAAATTAAACAATTTGAATACGAGCCCCTTTCACATTTTTCATACGCCATTATCAGCGATGGCAAAATGGCTCTGGTAGATCCTGAAAGAAACCCAATGCAATACTATAAATATGCCGAAGAAAATGGTGCTAAGATAGTTGCCGTTTTTGAAACACACCCACATGCCGATTTTGTGAGCTCACACCTTCAAATTCACAAAGAGACGGGTGCAAAATTGTACTGCAGTGAGAAAACGGGGGCCGATTATCCCCACCATGCTTTTGATGATGGCGATGAGGTAAAAATGGGCAATACCATTTTTAGGGCCATAAACACCCCGGGTCATTCCCTCGATAGCGTGACCATTGTTGCCACGGAAGAAAACAAAACCGCACTGTTTACGGGCGACACGCTCTTTGTGGGAGATGTTGGCCGTCCCGATTTACGCGAAAAAGCAGGACATATGAAAGCTAAACGCGAAGAACTTGCAAAGATGATGTATGATACCATTCAAAATAAATTTACCGATTTGCCCGATACTGCATATGTTTATCCCGCCCACGGCGCAGGCTCTCTCTGCGGAAAGGGAATGAGCGAGGATGCTTCGTCAAGTACGTTGGGCAACGAGCGCATTGGCAATTGGGCATTTAAAAAGCAAACCGAGGAACAATTTGTAAACAACCTGTTGGATTCCCAACCCTTTATTCCACATTACTTTGGTTACAACGTAGATATTAATAAAAATGGTGCAAAAAACTTGCGTTCCGCTCTAGGTAAGATTGATTTCAAAATAGCTGTACATGAACCCAAAAACAATGATTTTATAGTTGATATTAGAGGCGAAGAAGTATTTAAAAAGAATCATCTGCCAGGCAGTATTAATATAATGGCGGTCTCGGAAACATCAAAATTTGAAACCTGGTTGGGTTCCATTGTAAAACCCGAGGAAAAATTTCATATAGTAGTAGATTCAATTGAAAACGCAGAAGAAATTCTTGAACGTACCGCAAAAATTGGGTATGAAACAAATGTATTGTCAGTTATTACTATTGACGATGACGCACATGAAAAATCGGATAGTTTGAACCTGGAAGATTTTAAAAAGAATACTGAAAAATATACAATTGTTGATATTCGCAACGATAGTGAAGTAGCAGAAGGTAAATTTTTTAAAAATGCTATTGCAATTCCATTAAACCAATTGCGTGAAAAAGCAAAAGAAATTCCTACAGATAAACCCATCGTAGTACACTGTGCTGGCGGATACCGCAGTGCGGCAGGATACAGTATTCTTGAAAAAGCGCTAAATAAAAAGAATGTATTTGATTTAAGTGATGATGTAGAGGATTTTAAATAA
- the upp gene encoding uracil phosphoribosyltransferase, translated as MIVHDFSNEKSILNQFILEMRDVSIQKDSMRFRKNIERIGEILCYEMSKTLQYKKEIVKTPLGEKEMNVPETDLVVCSILRAALPLHTGVISFFDKAENAYISAYRHHPEGGYDFEVIVNYLASPSIEGKTLLLTDPMLATGKTLENVLKAFKTHGTPKQIHILSIIGAKPGIAYIKDIFPENTHLWIAAVDEKLNSRGYIIPGLGDAGDLAFGVKL; from the coding sequence ATGATTGTCCACGACTTCAGCAACGAAAAATCCATTCTCAACCAGTTTATCTTGGAAATGCGTGATGTGTCTATCCAAAAGGATTCCATGCGTTTCCGCAAAAATATTGAGCGCATTGGGGAAATCCTCTGTTATGAGATGAGTAAAACCTTGCAGTATAAAAAGGAAATTGTTAAAACCCCTTTGGGGGAAAAGGAAATGAACGTACCTGAAACGGACTTAGTGGTCTGCTCCATTTTAAGAGCCGCTCTGCCGCTCCACACAGGTGTTATAAGTTTTTTTGACAAGGCTGAAAATGCTTACATTTCAGCATATAGGCACCATCCGGAGGGCGGTTATGATTTTGAAGTTATTGTAAATTATCTGGCATCCCCATCCATTGAAGGTAAAACATTACTGTTAACGGATCCGATGCTTGCCACAGGCAAAACTTTGGAAAACGTGCTTAAAGCTTTTAAAACCCACGGCACACCTAAGCAAATTCACATTCTTTCAATTATCGGCGCCAAGCCCGGAATAGCATATATTAAAGATATTTTTCCAGAAAACACCCACCTTTGGATTGCCGCAGTGGATGAAAAACTAAACAGCCGGGGTTACATTATCCCGGGATTGGGCGATGCTGGCGATTTGGCTTTTGGTGTAAAACTGTGA
- a CDS encoding CusA/CzcA family heavy metal efflux RND transporter gives MLTRIIQFSIKNKLLIGLFTLLLIGFGVYSLTQLSIGAVPDVTNNQVQVITTSRNLSTQDMEQFITYPVELEMANLPGVKEIRSVSKFGLSVVTIVFEENLGTYLPRQLIAEKIQAATENIPEGFGTPQMGPITTGLGEIYQYILDVKPEFKDTYSITELRTIQDWIVKRQLSGIPGVVEVNTWGGHLKQYEVAINTNKLNAMNITAQEVFTALEKNNSISGGGYIERENQAYFIRGEGLAASLQDIGNIVVKNENGFPIYMKDIAKVQFGSAPRFGAITGNGEGEKILGQVMMLKDGNSNQVIKAVKERVANISESLPEGVYINPVLDRSVLIGKTTFTIAENLILGVLIVIFVVVLLLGNLRSGLVVASVIPLSLLFTLSLMYLVGVDANLMSLGAIDFGIIIDGAVIIVEFVAFQISKNATKLNTFSSEEKQLAKDKLTVKSASKMMNSAIFGQLIILIVFIPILSLSGVEGKMFRPMALTFSFALIGAMVLCFTYVPVAASLFLKPTETSKRNISVQIMAFLNRFYEPSIRWALGAKKLVLGMAVLILAATVYLFTTMGGEFVPTLDEGDFVIQPVLKTGTSLKNTIAITTQIEEILIENFPEVDQVVSRIGAAEVPTDPMSMEESDIIVTLKPKDEWVSATSKNELANKFKDALAVIPGVEVEFTQPIEMRFNELITGVRADIAIKIFGEDLNVLNRKANEIKSLVENVEGADDITVEKVVGLPEMNVNFNRTKIARYGLNIEDLNEMIAMGFAGKSLGSIFEGEKRFDLVVRLDENNRRDLSSLQNLYVDTPSGEKVPLRELADIKYTKGAAKISRDDTKRRIVVGINVRSRDLQSVVDDVQKLIDENIQLPIGYSIDYGGQFENLQSAKTRLMLAVPVALLLIFFLLYFAFNSIKEALMIYSAIPLAAVGGVLLLWLRNMPFSISAGVGFIALFGIAVLNGIVLIEHFKELKKEGMTDKKERIILGAKNRLRAVLLTAAAAALGFLPMAISTNAGAEVQRPLATVVIGGLVTATLLTLIVLPVLYSIFDSDKKTIRFKRKRKKLPVAVIIFLLSFSGLAQQSPKTLNDLQQMALENNAGLKAASLQKAEANALIGNAFNFDKTTVFYEYDENNLAPNNEPLKVFGVQQGFLFPTVYFAEKNVNQRQFEMQSSQYELQKRRTEALVAAAYYQFQFEKNKERVYFSLDSLYQNFARAAHRRFELGETNYLEKITARAKQRQLETNYRQSREEVQIALERLKAAVQSNDSLVISRQPLEKLQLTLATMEAHPAIDYYNNRTDFFEAKRSLEKQLLLPDISLSYSLGSNSGLSQNLYAYQVGLKIPLLFSGNASRIKASKIAADVSQQQAEDYKIHLNSRKAQLLNELSKYGEALQYYENEGKTLSEEILKAANSGFKNGEIDFFQYIQSLENAYEIELQYLENLNNYNQAVIALNYLIL, from the coding sequence ATGTTAACAAGAATCATTCAATTCAGTATAAAAAACAAACTGCTCATCGGGCTCTTTACGTTACTGCTTATAGGCTTTGGGGTGTATTCGCTCACACAGCTATCCATAGGCGCCGTACCCGATGTGACCAACAATCAAGTACAGGTTATTACAACTTCGCGCAATCTTTCCACCCAGGATATGGAGCAATTTATTACCTATCCCGTAGAACTGGAAATGGCAAATTTACCAGGAGTAAAGGAAATTCGCTCGGTTTCAAAATTTGGCCTGTCAGTGGTTACCATCGTTTTTGAGGAAAATCTGGGCACGTATTTGCCACGCCAACTCATAGCCGAAAAAATCCAGGCAGCCACCGAGAATATTCCCGAAGGTTTTGGCACCCCGCAAATGGGGCCTATAACCACAGGATTGGGAGAAATCTACCAATATATTCTCGATGTAAAGCCTGAGTTTAAGGATACCTATTCCATCACAGAATTACGCACAATCCAAGATTGGATCGTGAAACGGCAGCTCTCCGGAATTCCTGGGGTAGTAGAAGTGAACACTTGGGGCGGACATTTAAAACAATATGAGGTTGCTATAAATACAAACAAGCTAAATGCAATGAATATCACTGCCCAAGAGGTGTTCACAGCATTGGAAAAAAACAATAGTATTTCGGGCGGCGGTTATATTGAAAGGGAAAATCAAGCTTATTTCATCCGCGGAGAAGGCTTGGCGGCTTCCTTGCAAGATATAGGGAATATCGTGGTAAAAAATGAAAATGGCTTCCCTATTTATATGAAGGATATCGCAAAAGTGCAATTCGGAAGCGCCCCTCGTTTTGGCGCGATTACCGGAAACGGTGAAGGCGAAAAAATCCTCGGACAAGTAATGATGCTGAAGGACGGCAACTCAAACCAAGTAATTAAAGCCGTTAAGGAGCGCGTTGCTAATATTTCCGAATCGCTGCCAGAAGGGGTTTATATCAACCCCGTTTTGGACCGTAGCGTTCTCATTGGCAAAACCACTTTTACCATAGCGGAAAATCTCATTCTTGGGGTGCTTATTGTAATCTTTGTAGTGGTGCTCTTATTAGGAAATCTCAGGTCTGGCCTTGTCGTTGCATCTGTGATTCCACTATCCTTACTTTTCACACTCTCGCTGATGTATCTTGTGGGCGTAGATGCAAATTTGATGAGCCTTGGGGCAATTGACTTTGGGATAATAATTGACGGAGCGGTAATTATTGTTGAATTTGTAGCATTTCAGATAAGTAAGAACGCAACCAAACTGAACACTTTTTCTTCGGAAGAAAAGCAATTGGCAAAAGATAAGCTCACCGTAAAAAGTGCTTCGAAAATGATGAATTCCGCCATTTTCGGACAGCTCATTATTTTAATTGTTTTCATCCCAATCCTTTCGCTTAGCGGGGTAGAAGGCAAAATGTTTAGACCTATGGCGCTTACATTCAGTTTTGCACTTATTGGAGCCATGGTGCTTTGTTTTACATACGTTCCCGTCGCTGCATCTCTATTTTTAAAACCTACGGAAACTTCAAAAAGAAATATTTCAGTTCAAATTATGGCTTTCCTGAACCGTTTTTACGAGCCAAGTATTCGTTGGGCATTGGGTGCTAAAAAGCTAGTCTTAGGAATGGCAGTACTTATTTTGGCAGCAACTGTATATCTTTTTACAACCATGGGCGGCGAATTTGTACCAACTTTGGACGAAGGCGATTTTGTAATCCAACCTGTACTTAAAACAGGTACTTCCCTCAAAAATACCATAGCAATTACAACGCAGATTGAAGAAATTCTGATTGAAAACTTCCCCGAAGTAGATCAGGTAGTCAGCCGTATTGGAGCCGCCGAAGTGCCCACAGACCCTATGTCTATGGAAGAGAGCGATATAATAGTTACCCTTAAACCCAAAGACGAGTGGGTGTCGGCCACTAGCAAAAATGAACTTGCCAATAAATTTAAGGATGCCTTGGCAGTAATCCCTGGGGTGGAGGTGGAATTTACCCAACCCATAGAAATGCGCTTCAATGAACTGATTACAGGTGTTCGTGCAGATATTGCCATCAAGATTTTTGGGGAAGACCTTAACGTTTTAAATCGGAAAGCAAACGAAATTAAAAGTCTTGTTGAAAACGTAGAAGGCGCCGATGATATTACCGTGGAAAAGGTGGTAGGCCTGCCAGAGATGAATGTAAATTTTAACCGGACAAAAATTGCACGTTATGGACTCAACATTGAAGATTTAAATGAGATGATTGCCATGGGGTTTGCCGGCAAATCTTTGGGAAGCATTTTTGAAGGGGAAAAACGTTTTGATCTTGTGGTCCGTTTGGATGAAAACAACCGTCGCGACCTTTCAAGCCTTCAAAATCTATATGTAGATACCCCTTCTGGTGAAAAAGTTCCGTTACGCGAGCTTGCAGATATAAAATACACAAAGGGCGCGGCAAAAATATCACGGGATGATACCAAACGTCGCATTGTTGTGGGTATAAACGTTCGTAGCCGTGATCTACAAAGCGTGGTGGACGATGTTCAAAAATTGATTGATGAAAACATACAACTTCCCATAGGTTATTCCATAGATTATGGGGGGCAATTCGAAAATCTGCAAAGCGCTAAAACCAGACTGATGTTAGCAGTTCCCGTAGCCTTGTTGTTGATTTTCTTCCTGCTTTATTTTGCATTCAATTCCATAAAGGAAGCCTTGATGATCTATTCGGCCATTCCTTTGGCAGCGGTTGGTGGGGTATTGTTGCTCTGGTTGCGCAATATGCCTTTTAGTATCTCGGCAGGCGTTGGTTTTATCGCTCTTTTTGGAATTGCTGTTCTCAACGGAATTGTTTTAATAGAACATTTTAAGGAATTAAAAAAAGAAGGAATGACAGATAAAAAAGAACGCATCATTTTAGGTGCAAAAAATCGTTTGCGGGCTGTTTTGCTTACAGCTGCCGCAGCCGCACTTGGTTTTTTACCAATGGCCATTTCTACCAATGCAGGGGCGGAAGTACAAAGACCTTTGGCAACAGTAGTTATTGGCGGTTTGGTTACAGCCACGCTTTTAACCTTGATTGTTTTGCCGGTGCTGTATTCCATTTTTGATTCCGACAAGAAGACAATCCGATTTAAAAGAAAAAGAAAAAAACTACCTGTTGCGGTAATAATTTTTCTGCTAAGTTTTTCGGGTCTGGCTCAGCAAAGCCCTAAAACCTTAAATGATTTACAGCAAATGGCTTTGGAAAACAATGCGGGATTGAAAGCTGCTTCACTTCAGAAAGCGGAAGCAAATGCCTTGATAGGCAATGCTTTCAATTTTGATAAAACAACGGTTTTTTATGAATATGACGAAAATAATTTAGCACCCAACAATGAACCGCTCAAAGTATTTGGCGTGCAGCAAGGCTTTCTTTTTCCCACGGTTTACTTCGCTGAAAAAAATGTAAACCAGCGGCAGTTTGAAATGCAGAGCAGCCAATATGAGCTTCAAAAGCGCAGAACGGAAGCTTTAGTTGCCGCAGCATATTATCAATTTCAGTTTGAGAAAAATAAAGAACGCGTTTATTTTAGTCTGGACAGTCTCTATCAAAACTTTGCCCGTGCCGCCCACCGCCGTTTTGAACTGGGGGAAACCAATTACTTGGAAAAAATAACCGCCCGCGCCAAACAGCGGCAGTTGGAAACCAATTACAGGCAGAGTAGGGAAGAGGTGCAGATTGCATTGGAACGCTTAAAGGCAGCGGTTCAATCAAATGACAGTTTGGTTATTTCCCGACAACCCTTGGAGAAATTACAACTTACGCTGGCTACTATGGAAGCACATCCCGCTATAGATTACTATAATAACAGGACCGATTTTTTTGAGGCAAAGCGCAGTCTGGAAAAACAGCTTTTGCTTCCCGATATCAGTCTTTCGTATTCTTTGGGAAGCAATTCGGGCTTAAGCCAAAATCTCTATGCCTATCAAGTTGGGCTTAAAATTCCATTGCTTTTCAGCGGAAATGCTTCAAGAATCAAAGCTTCCAAAATTGCTGCTGATGTAAGCCAGCAACAGGCTGAAGACTATAAAATACATCTCAATTCGCGAAAGGCACAATTGCTCAATGAGCTTTCAAAGTATGGGGAAGCCCTTCAATATTATGAAAATGAGGGAAAAACTCTTTCCGAGGAAATCCTGAAAGCGGCAAATAGCGGTTTCAAAAATGGAGAAATAGATTTTTTTCAATACATACAAAGCCTTGAAAACGCTTATGAGATTGAACTCCAATATCTCGAAAATCTCAACAATTACAATCAGGCGGTCATCGCCCTCAATTATTTAATATTATAA
- a CDS encoding efflux RND transporter periplasmic adaptor subunit: MSYIKSLLLLSVLVLAACNNSKSEESPLEMTSEENNSGMIHLSKAQFENAKMEVGQLSEKPFAQKVQTSGMIDVPPQNKAVISAFAGGYIKNTPLLVGNKVTKGQRLVTLENPEFITMQQNYLETAEQLSYLKSEYERQQIMFEEKITSQKSFLKAESEYKSNLARYNSLKKNLEILNINPASVQAGNIVSAVNIYSPIDGNVTQIFVNTGTYVSPADKIMEIMNTDHIHLELKVFEKDLLQLKKEQEILFTVPEASKEVFKGEVHLVGTSIDPNMRIAMVHGHIDEKDEHNFTAGMFVEAQIVTGTSDQWALPENAVVEMEGKNYILKIENENAEELEILPVEVEIGETYNGFTAIEKSEKFKPETKFLTKGAFVLLQEDAGGGHGH; this comes from the coding sequence ATGAGTTATATAAAATCACTTTTGTTGCTTTCCGTTTTGGTTCTGGCAGCCTGCAACAATTCAAAATCAGAAGAATCTCCTCTTGAAATGACGTCGGAAGAAAACAATTCTGGAATGATCCATCTTTCAAAAGCACAGTTTGAAAACGCAAAAATGGAGGTGGGGCAACTTTCCGAAAAACCTTTTGCCCAAAAGGTTCAAACCAGCGGCATGATTGACGTGCCGCCACAGAATAAGGCGGTGATAAGTGCCTTTGCGGGAGGATATATCAAAAACACCCCATTATTGGTGGGTAATAAGGTTACTAAAGGGCAACGGTTGGTAACCCTCGAAAACCCTGAGTTTATTACTATGCAGCAAAATTATCTTGAAACTGCCGAACAGCTATCCTATCTAAAATCGGAGTACGAACGGCAACAGATAATGTTTGAAGAAAAAATTACTTCCCAGAAAAGCTTTCTAAAGGCCGAAAGCGAGTACAAATCAAACTTGGCTCGCTATAACAGTTTGAAGAAAAACCTTGAAATACTAAACATAAATCCTGCATCGGTTCAGGCTGGCAATATTGTTTCAGCAGTAAATATCTACAGCCCCATTGACGGCAACGTGACCCAGATATTTGTGAATACGGGCACCTACGTCTCGCCAGCCGACAAGATTATGGAAATTATGAACACCGACCATATTCATTTGGAACTAAAGGTTTTTGAAAAGGATCTCCTACAGCTTAAAAAAGAACAGGAAATACTTTTTACCGTTCCCGAAGCCTCCAAAGAAGTATTCAAAGGCGAGGTGCATTTGGTGGGAACATCCATTGACCCCAATATGCGAATTGCCATGGTGCACGGGCACATAGACGAAAAGGACGAGCACAACTTTACCGCTGGCATGTTTGTGGAGGCACAGATTGTTACAGGCACCTCAGACCAATGGGCGCTTCCGGAAAACGCCGTGGTGGAAATGGAAGGTAAAAACTACATTTTAAAGATTGAAAACGAGAATGCAGAAGAATTGGAAATCCTTCCCGTGGAAGTAGAAATTGGAGAGACTTACAATGGCTTCACGGCGATTGAGAAATCTGAGAAATTTAAACCTGAAACTAAGTTTTTAACCAAAGGTGCATTTGTGCTCTTACAGGAAGATGCTGGTGGCGGGCATGGTCATTAA
- a CDS encoding M14 family metallopeptidase has product MNNYKKINIEIPRVIGTYSSGLDGPLLFITAGIHGNEPSGLRALQKVFEILEAEKPKIKGRVIGVSGNRAALQQGVRFIDEDLNRTWTVENIKNKIIDSHEKKEMFEIIEILNQYPEEEFTKRYFLDCHTTSSASAPYISVQEVNDNDVWAHQFPTHIIRGFSDIVLGCIDHYESRIGITGFVFEGGQHESKVAEMNHEGIIWLALVNACKLDLEKLSHYPEAAAMLLDNKKKQKTFEISYRHGLAPEDEFRMEAGYSNFQPIKKGELLAYQNGKPVYSKWDAYIFMPLYQKQGNDGFFVATEANSEPSLRSSNLRSDSSKSKIQRS; this is encoded by the coding sequence ATGAATAATTATAAAAAGATAAATATTGAAATACCTAGGGTTATCGGAACCTACAGTTCTGGACTTGATGGCCCCTTGTTATTTATAACCGCAGGAATACATGGAAATGAACCCAGTGGCCTAAGGGCACTTCAGAAAGTATTTGAAATATTGGAAGCGGAAAAACCAAAGATAAAAGGCAGGGTAATTGGCGTATCTGGAAATAGAGCGGCCCTGCAGCAAGGTGTACGCTTTATTGATGAAGACCTTAACCGAACCTGGACCGTTGAAAATATTAAGAATAAAATTATAGACAGTCACGAAAAGAAAGAAATGTTTGAGATTATTGAAATACTCAATCAATATCCCGAAGAAGAATTTACCAAGCGGTATTTTTTAGACTGCCACACTACTTCCTCTGCCAGTGCGCCCTACATATCGGTGCAAGAGGTAAACGACAATGATGTGTGGGCGCATCAATTTCCTACCCACATAATACGTGGGTTTTCCGATATCGTATTGGGGTGTATAGATCATTATGAAAGTAGAATTGGCATTACAGGTTTTGTATTTGAAGGAGGCCAGCACGAAAGCAAAGTGGCGGAAATGAATCATGAGGGGATAATTTGGTTAGCACTTGTAAATGCTTGTAAATTGGACCTAGAAAAACTTAGCCACTATCCCGAAGCAGCCGCCATGCTCCTTGATAACAAAAAGAAACAAAAGACTTTTGAAATAAGCTACAGACATGGCTTAGCACCCGAGGATGAATTTAGGATGGAAGCCGGCTACAGTAATTTTCAGCCTATTAAAAAAGGGGAACTTTTAGCATATCAAAACGGGAAACCCGTTTACAGTAAATGGGATGCATATATTTTTATGCCCTTATACCAAAAGCAAGGAAACGATGGTTTTTTTGTGGCGACTGAAGCTAACAGTGAGCCGTCATTGCGAAGCAGCAATCTAAGGAGCGATTCAAGCAAATCGAAGATTCAACGCAGTTAA
- a CDS encoding ATP-grasp domain-containing protein: MKICFVISDIKTEACGTSVVILKKAHERGHTVYVMSVGDFIFHRDENIRLRCKKIPASVKGETVEEFWEQVQDDKLKAKAVPSTDMDVVFLRNNPTEETSDRHWAEHSGIAFARMIQQNGVLVLNDAFAMSHAFIDKLYFEELPSEIKPDSLITRNKEDLLKFWEKMGKKMVLKPLEGSGGQDVYLIDKDKKNLNQIVDTISAKGYIIAQEFLPEVSKGDVRVILMNGKLLEEDGEKAIIRRVNNDSSEFRSNLALGAKAKKAKLTPEIEKIVSLTAPKLIRDGLFFVGLDIVNDKLIEINVLSPGGLDYCEDIKLPAFTDTVVAAIERKIEYKKYYKNSLTNKELATMD; encoded by the coding sequence ATGAAAATATGTTTTGTAATCAGTGATATTAAAACCGAGGCTTGCGGGACTTCGGTGGTCATATTGAAAAAAGCGCACGAGCGCGGCCATACCGTGTATGTAATGAGCGTTGGCGACTTTATTTTCCACCGCGATGAAAACATAAGGCTGCGCTGTAAAAAAATACCCGCCTCGGTAAAAGGGGAAACTGTAGAAGAATTCTGGGAACAAGTGCAGGACGACAAACTAAAAGCCAAGGCTGTGCCAAGTACAGATATGGACGTAGTGTTTTTAAGAAACAATCCTACAGAGGAAACTTCAGACAGACATTGGGCAGAGCATAGCGGAATTGCCTTTGCAAGAATGATACAGCAAAATGGTGTATTGGTATTAAACGATGCATTTGCAATGAGCCACGCCTTTATTGACAAACTTTATTTTGAGGAACTGCCTTCTGAAATAAAACCAGACAGCCTAATCACCCGCAATAAGGAAGACCTGTTAAAGTTCTGGGAAAAAATGGGTAAAAAAATGGTGCTAAAACCATTGGAAGGTTCTGGCGGGCAAGATGTGTATTTGATTGATAAGGACAAGAAAAACCTCAATCAAATAGTAGATACCATCAGTGCCAAAGGCTATATAATTGCCCAAGAATTTCTTCCTGAAGTGAGTAAGGGCGATGTAAGAGTTATTCTTATGAACGGAAAATTACTGGAAGAAGATGGGGAAAAAGCCATTATTAGAAGAGTAAATAATGACAGTTCAGAGTTTAGAAGCAACCTTGCCCTGGGCGCTAAGGCAAAAAAGGCCAAACTTACCCCAGAAATAGAAAAAATTGTTTCACTAACGGCGCCAAAATTAATTAGAGACGGACTCTTTTTTGTGGGCCTTGATATTGTGAATGATAAATTAATAGAGATAAATGTTTTAAGCCCGGGAGGTTTGGACTATTGCGAAGATATTAAACTTCCTGCCTTTACAGATACCGTTGTAGCGGCTATTGAACGTAAAATAGAGTATAAAAAATATTATAAAAATAGCTTGACCAATAAAGAGTTGGCTACCATGGATTAA